The proteins below come from a single Romeriopsis navalis LEGE 11480 genomic window:
- the nuoK gene encoding NADH-quinone oxidoreductase subunit NuoK codes for MQLQYFLLIAAALFCIGIYGLVTSRNAVRVLMSIELMLNAVNLNLVAFANYLDPQGIKGQVFTTFVIAIAAAEAAVGLAIVLSIYRNRDTIDMEQFNLLKW; via the coding sequence CTGCAACTGCAATATTTTCTCCTCATCGCTGCTGCCCTCTTCTGTATCGGGATTTACGGCCTCGTCACGAGCCGCAACGCCGTGCGGGTTTTGATGTCGATTGAGTTGATGCTCAATGCGGTCAATCTTAATCTTGTTGCCTTCGCCAACTATCTCGACCCCCAGGGCATTAAGGGACAAGTCTTTACGACCTTTGTGATTGCGATCGCCGCGGCTGAAGCTGCCGTCGGATTGGCAATTGTGCTCTCGATTTACCGCAATCGCGACACGATCGATATGGAGCAGTTCAACCTACTAAAATGGTAG
- the nuoH gene encoding NADH-quinone oxidoreductase subunit NuoH, which translates to MNAGIDLQGSFIQSLQDLGLPAGAAKALWLPLPMVIMLVAATVGCLISVWLERKISAAAQQRIGPEYMGPFGVLIALADGLKLVFKEDVIPAKSDPLLFTLGPIIVIVPVFLSYLIIPFGQNLVITNINMGIFLWIALSSVVPIGLLMAGYSSNNKYSLLGGLRAAAQSLAYELPLALAVMAVVMMSNSLSTIDIVNQQAGYGILGWNIWRQPVGFIIFWIAALAECERTPFDLPEAEEELVAGYQTEYSGMKFALFYLSNYVNLVLSALLFSVLYLGGWEAPVSADLLGGLLGVSDTTPWLQVITATIGIVMMFLKAYLLLFFAVLIRWTVPRVRIDQLLDLGWKFLLPVSLVNLLVTAGLKLAIPVAFGG; encoded by the coding sequence ATGAACGCCGGAATTGATCTACAAGGCAGCTTTATCCAGTCGCTGCAAGATCTTGGTTTGCCCGCTGGTGCCGCCAAGGCCCTATGGCTGCCATTACCCATGGTCATTATGTTGGTTGCGGCCACCGTTGGTTGCTTAATTTCCGTTTGGCTCGAACGAAAAATTTCCGCTGCGGCCCAACAACGCATCGGTCCTGAATATATGGGGCCGTTTGGTGTCTTAATTGCGCTCGCTGATGGCTTGAAACTGGTTTTCAAAGAAGATGTGATTCCAGCGAAATCGGACCCCCTACTTTTCACGTTAGGGCCGATTATTGTGATTGTGCCGGTGTTTTTGTCCTATTTGATTATTCCATTTGGACAAAACCTGGTCATTACCAACATCAACATGGGGATTTTCCTCTGGATTGCCCTTTCCAGCGTTGTCCCGATCGGGCTCCTGATGGCGGGTTACTCATCCAATAACAAGTACTCCTTATTGGGCGGACTCCGGGCGGCGGCACAATCCTTAGCCTACGAGCTACCGTTGGCTTTAGCAGTGATGGCCGTGGTGATGATGTCGAACTCCCTCAGCACGATCGACATCGTTAATCAGCAGGCGGGCTATGGCATTCTGGGTTGGAACATCTGGCGACAGCCGGTGGGATTCATTATTTTTTGGATTGCCGCCCTCGCCGAATGTGAACGCACCCCCTTTGATCTACCGGAGGCCGAAGAAGAGTTGGTGGCCGGTTATCAGACCGAATATTCCGGCATGAAGTTTGCCCTCTTCTACCTGAGCAACTACGTCAACTTAGTGCTCTCCGCATTGCTATTTTCGGTCCTTTACCTCGGTGGTTGGGAAGCCCCTGTTTCGGCGGATCTCTTAGGTGGACTACTTGGGGTCAGCGACACGACACCCTGGCTACAGGTCATTACCGCAACCATTGGGATTGTCATGATGTTCCTCAAGGCCTATTTATTGCTGTTTTTTGCAGTCTTAATTCGGTGGACTGTGCCTCGTGTTCGGATTGACCAACTGTTGGACTTAGGATGGAAATTCCTCCTGCCGGTTTCCCTGGTCAATTTACTCGTCACGGCTGGTTTGAAATTGGCCATTCCTGTGGCATTCGGCGGTTAG
- the ndhI gene encoding NAD(P)H-quinone oxidoreductase subunit I, whose product MKFLKQATDYGKEAIQAAKYIGQGLSVTFDHMRRRPVTVQYPYEKLIPSERFRGRIHYEFDKCIACEVCVRVCPINLPVVDWTFDKSTKKKVLRNYSIDFGVCIFCGNCVEYCPTNCLSMTEEYELSVYDRHELNYDNVALGRLPYKVTNDPMVTPMKQFAYLPNGVMNPHDLPEGSRRAGKLPQEIVDSTPNPNDEEENPAK is encoded by the coding sequence CTGAAATTTCTCAAGCAAGCCACAGACTACGGTAAAGAAGCGATACAAGCCGCAAAGTACATTGGTCAAGGTCTATCAGTCACATTCGACCATATGCGGCGGCGGCCCGTAACGGTGCAATATCCCTACGAGAAGCTAATTCCTTCTGAGCGCTTCCGGGGGCGGATTCACTATGAATTTGATAAGTGCATTGCCTGCGAAGTCTGCGTCAGAGTTTGCCCGATTAATCTACCCGTGGTGGATTGGACTTTCGATAAATCCACCAAAAAGAAAGTCCTACGCAACTACAGCATCGACTTTGGCGTTTGTATCTTCTGCGGTAACTGTGTGGAATATTGCCCGACCAACTGCCTCTCCATGACTGAAGAATACGAATTGTCAGTCTATGATCGCCATGAGTTGAACTACGATAACGTGGCACTGGGACGCTTACCCTATAAGGTAACCAACGACCCAATGGTGACGCCAATGAAGCAGTTCGCCTACCTGCCGAACGGGGTGATGAATCCCCACGATCTACCAGAAGGATCGCGGCGGGCCGGCAAGCTACCGCAGGAAATCGTCGATAGTACGCCTAATCCAAATGACGAAGAAGAAAACCCCGCGAAATAA
- a CDS encoding NADH-quinone oxidoreductase subunit J: protein MNLAEGVQVVAFGLLTAMMLGTALGVVLLDSIVYSAFLLAGAFVSMAGLYILLNADFVAAAQVLVYVGAVNVLILFAIMLVNKREDFVPVSGSFLRNGATAAVCAGIFGLLSTMVLSTPWAISSETPIGDGAIVKIGLHFFSDFLLPFEIASVLLLVALIGAIVLARREFIPDIRSAKGEDEALMLPERPRELAGSSQDK from the coding sequence GTGAATTTAGCAGAAGGAGTACAGGTCGTTGCATTTGGCCTACTCACAGCCATGATGTTAGGCACTGCCTTAGGCGTTGTCTTGCTTGATAGCATCGTCTACTCCGCATTTTTGTTGGCGGGGGCTTTTGTCAGTATGGCCGGGCTATATATCTTGCTGAATGCCGACTTTGTCGCCGCCGCACAGGTATTGGTCTACGTGGGGGCGGTCAACGTCTTAATTTTGTTCGCCATCATGCTAGTCAACAAGCGTGAGGATTTTGTGCCTGTCTCAGGCTCATTCCTACGCAATGGTGCAACCGCCGCAGTCTGTGCTGGCATCTTCGGCTTACTCAGTACCATGGTTCTCAGCACACCTTGGGCCATTTCGAGTGAGACGCCGATCGGTGATGGAGCCATTGTCAAAATTGGCTTGCACTTCTTTAGCGACTTTCTGCTGCCGTTCGAAATCGCATCGGTCTTACTCTTGGTCGCCTTAATCGGCGCGATCGTCTTGGCTCGCCGCGAGTTTATCCCCGATATCCGCTCGGCTAAGGGTGAAGATGAAGCCTTAATGCTCCCCGAACGACCACGGGAGCTGGCGGGCTCGAGCCAAGACAAATAG